The Amycolatopsis mongoliensis genome includes a window with the following:
- the mftE gene encoding mycofactocin biosynthesis peptidyl-dipeptidase MftE, translating to MRLADLSWPDVAERAAAGAVLAVPVGATEQHGPHLPLSTDTDIALALCDRLSDERPDVLVAPAVAFGSSGEHAGFAGTLSIGQAATELLLVELGRSAAETFTRLLFVSAHGGNAAPVARAVARLRAESRDVEVFQPHWDGDPHAGRPETALQLALRPNAVRMDRAVAGDRRPLGEVLPLLLNGGVRAVTATGVLGDPTPATASEGVALLDRLVVDLASRVARWCSATGSELSTPGEVVPR from the coding sequence GTGCGGCTCGCGGACCTGTCCTGGCCGGACGTCGCCGAGCGCGCGGCAGCGGGCGCGGTCCTGGCCGTGCCGGTCGGCGCGACCGAGCAGCACGGCCCGCACCTGCCGCTGTCCACCGACACCGACATCGCGCTCGCGCTGTGCGACCGGCTTTCGGACGAGCGCCCGGACGTCCTGGTGGCGCCGGCCGTGGCCTTCGGCTCCAGCGGCGAACACGCCGGGTTCGCCGGGACGCTCTCGATCGGCCAGGCCGCCACCGAGCTGCTGCTGGTCGAGCTGGGCCGGTCCGCGGCGGAGACGTTCACGCGGCTGCTGTTCGTCTCCGCGCACGGCGGCAACGCCGCGCCGGTCGCCCGGGCCGTCGCCCGGTTGCGGGCGGAGTCCCGGGACGTCGAGGTGTTCCAGCCGCACTGGGACGGCGACCCGCACGCCGGACGACCGGAAACCGCACTGCAGCTGGCCTTGCGGCCGAACGCGGTGCGGATGGACCGGGCCGTCGCGGGGGACCGCAGGCCGCTGGGCGAGGTGCTGCCGCTGCTGCTGAACGGCGGGGTGCGGGCGGTGACGGCGACCGGCGTGCTCGGCGACCCGACGCCCGCCACGGCGAGCGAAGGCGTGGCGCTGCTGGACCGCTTGGTCGTGGATCTCGCGTCCCGGGTGGCCCGCTGGTGCTCCGCCACCGGAAGCGAACTGAGCACTCCGGGCGAGGTGGTGCCGCGATGA
- a CDS encoding mycofactocin-coupled SDR family oxidoreductase: protein MTARTALVTGAARGIGAATVLDLARRGYPILAVDVATDDPALPYPMGSGAELSAVVEQAGGNVEPFVADVRDPSAMAAAVAEAERRWGGLDVAIAAAGVVAGGVPAWEVPLEQEQAVLDVNLNGVVNLARVAVPALLRRPRPRSGRFLAVASAAATRGLPMLAAYCAAKAGVAGLVRALGAELGATGVTANAVSPGSTDTPILAESARLYALPEAAAFAAQQPVHRLLDPAEVAAVLAFLSGPDSSAMTGAVVPVDGGLAL from the coding sequence ATGACCGCGCGAACCGCCCTCGTCACCGGTGCGGCCCGGGGGATCGGCGCCGCGACCGTGCTGGACCTGGCCCGACGGGGCTACCCGATTCTCGCGGTCGACGTTGCAACCGACGACCCGGCGCTGCCGTATCCGATGGGAAGCGGGGCCGAGCTGTCCGCCGTCGTCGAGCAGGCAGGCGGGAACGTCGAGCCCTTCGTCGCCGACGTCCGGGATCCCTCGGCGATGGCTGCCGCCGTCGCCGAGGCAGAACGCCGGTGGGGCGGGCTCGACGTGGCGATCGCGGCCGCGGGCGTCGTCGCCGGGGGAGTTCCGGCGTGGGAAGTTCCACTCGAACAGGAACAGGCGGTCCTGGACGTCAACCTGAACGGCGTCGTCAACTTGGCTCGCGTCGCGGTGCCCGCGCTGCTGCGGCGGCCGCGGCCACGGTCCGGCCGGTTCCTGGCCGTCGCGTCGGCCGCCGCCACCCGCGGCCTGCCGATGCTCGCCGCCTACTGCGCCGCGAAGGCCGGGGTCGCCGGGCTGGTCCGCGCGCTCGGGGCCGAGCTGGGGGCGACCGGGGTGACCGCCAACGCCGTCAGCCCCGGGTCCACCGACACCCCGATCCTCGCCGAAAGCGCCCGGCTCTACGCCCTGCCCGAGGCCGCCGCCTTCGCTGCCCAGCAACCGGTCCACCGGCTCCTCGACCCTGCGGAGGTCGCCGCGGTGCTGGCGTTCCTCTCCGGGCCGGACAGCAGCGCGATGACCGGCGCGGTCGTACCGGTGGACGGAGGACTGGCCCTGTGA
- the mftD gene encoding pre-mycofactocin synthase MftD (MftD, an enzyme found in the mycofactocin biosynthesis locus, performs an oxidative deamination of 3-amino-5-[(p-hydroxyphenyl)methyl]-4,4-dimethyl-2-pyrrolidinone (AHDP). The resulting compound, now called pre-mycofactocin (PMFT), is a biologically active redox cofactor that can oxidize the non-exchangeable NADH of TIGR03971 family SDR-type oxidoreductases.) — MSTTWFESIAEAQRRAKKRLPGSVYSALIAGSEKGLTLADNLSAFDELRFAPRTAGLSGTRELGTHVLGRDVALPVLISPTGVQAVHPDGEVAVARAAAARGTSIGLSSFGSKPIEEVVAANPNTYFQVYWTGTRDDIQRRLDRARAAGAVGIILTLDWSFSHSRDWGSPHIPEKLNFRELLRFAPEGITHPRWLLDYVRTRRLPDLGVPNMVEPGEKVPTFFGAYGQWMQTPPPTWDDVAWLRSQWDGPFLLKGVIRVDEARRAVDAGVSAISVSNHGGNNLDGTPATIRALPAIADAVGGQVEVLLDGGIRRGSDVVKALALGARAVLIGRAYLWGLAAGGQTGVENVLDVLRNGIDSTLLALGKRSVHDLGPEDVVVPGSFEAELGGSTAARAEDALSHLACRPSRRRCSTAAATWE, encoded by the coding sequence ATGAGCACCACCTGGTTCGAGTCCATCGCCGAGGCGCAGCGGCGCGCCAAGAAACGGCTTCCCGGCTCCGTGTACTCCGCGCTGATCGCCGGCTCGGAGAAAGGCCTGACGCTGGCCGACAACCTGAGCGCGTTCGACGAGCTGCGTTTCGCACCCCGGACCGCGGGCCTTTCCGGCACTCGCGAGCTGGGTACGCACGTGCTCGGCCGGGACGTCGCACTGCCGGTGCTGATCTCCCCGACGGGCGTGCAGGCCGTGCACCCGGACGGTGAGGTCGCCGTCGCCCGCGCGGCTGCGGCGCGCGGGACGTCGATCGGGTTGTCTTCATTCGGCAGCAAGCCGATCGAAGAGGTCGTCGCCGCCAACCCGAACACGTACTTCCAGGTCTACTGGACGGGCACCCGCGACGACATCCAGCGCCGCCTCGACCGCGCCCGCGCCGCCGGGGCCGTCGGTATCATCCTCACGTTGGACTGGTCGTTCTCGCACAGCCGCGACTGGGGTAGCCCGCACATTCCGGAGAAGCTGAACTTCCGCGAACTGCTGCGGTTCGCGCCGGAAGGCATCACGCACCCGCGCTGGCTGCTGGACTACGTGCGCACTCGTCGGCTGCCGGACTTGGGTGTGCCGAACATGGTGGAGCCCGGAGAAAAGGTGCCCACGTTCTTCGGGGCGTACGGGCAGTGGATGCAGACCCCGCCGCCGACGTGGGACGACGTGGCTTGGCTGCGGTCGCAGTGGGACGGCCCGTTCCTGCTCAAGGGTGTGATCCGGGTCGACGAGGCCCGCCGCGCGGTCGATGCCGGGGTGAGTGCGATCTCGGTGTCCAACCACGGCGGCAACAACCTCGACGGTACCCCGGCGACCATCCGTGCGCTCCCGGCGATCGCCGACGCGGTCGGCGGGCAGGTGGAAGTCCTGCTGGATGGCGGGATCCGCCGCGGCAGCGACGTCGTGAAGGCGCTGGCACTGGGTGCTCGTGCGGTGCTGATCGGCCGCGCGTACCTGTGGGGCTTGGCGGCAGGTGGGCAGACCGGTGTGGAAAACGTCCTCGACGTGCTGCGCAACGGGATCGACTCGACACTGCTGGCGTTGGGCAAGCGCAGCGTCCACGATCTCGGCCCCGAGGACGTCGTCGTGCCGGGCAGCTTCGAAGCCGAACTCGGCGGGAGCACGGCGGCTCGCGCCGAGGACGCTTTGTCCCACCTGGCTTGCAGGCCTTCGAGGAGGCGTTGTTCGACTGCGGCGGCGACGTGGGAGTAG
- a CDS encoding ATP-binding cassette domain-containing protein, producing the protein MESAPGASKIEFDGVTTVLGDEPVLHRLRLSVPDGQVTVILGQSGCGKTTLLRHLVGLLPPTGGSVRLDGRDVWSLTSAELVSARGGIAAVLGGSHPFDSWLFSSMNVYENVACVLRRAGATDDEVHATTAPLMQEFGLAAFAGSFPEEIPAHARRRVLLAQALVSGMPLIVLDDVDTAFDSRYTGAIVRAIKSVNEKARATVLITTHDLDFAREVAHEVAVLWNGKIVSHGPPDVLLRGVRTGEEFGRRFFRSDLAGPLCRDVVEGGLRGGEPARRFFAIDPDLPVWCVVALLLLVIVFVFWSSAGTVFGGS; encoded by the coding sequence ATGGAGAGTGCCCCCGGCGCCTCGAAGATCGAATTCGACGGCGTGACGACGGTTCTCGGCGACGAACCGGTGCTGCACCGGCTTCGGCTGTCGGTGCCGGACGGGCAGGTCACGGTGATCCTCGGACAGTCGGGGTGCGGCAAGACGACTCTCCTGCGTCACCTCGTGGGCCTGCTGCCGCCGACGGGCGGCAGCGTCCGGCTGGACGGACGTGACGTCTGGTCGCTGACCTCGGCCGAGCTCGTCAGCGCTCGTGGCGGGATCGCGGCCGTCCTCGGCGGGTCACACCCGTTCGACAGCTGGCTGTTCTCTTCGATGAACGTCTACGAGAACGTCGCTTGTGTCCTGCGTCGTGCCGGTGCGACGGACGATGAGGTGCACGCGACCACCGCGCCGTTGATGCAGGAATTCGGCCTGGCGGCCTTCGCGGGTTCCTTCCCCGAGGAGATCCCCGCGCACGCGAGGCGCAGGGTGCTCCTCGCGCAGGCGTTGGTGTCCGGCATGCCGCTGATCGTCCTCGACGACGTCGACACCGCGTTCGATTCCCGCTACACGGGCGCCATCGTCAGGGCGATCAAGTCGGTCAACGAGAAGGCGCGGGCCACGGTACTGATCACGACGCACGACCTGGACTTCGCGCGGGAAGTGGCTCACGAGGTCGCCGTGCTGTGGAACGGCAAGATCGTCTCCCACGGGCCGCCGGACGTCCTCCTGCGCGGCGTGCGGACCGGCGAAGAGTTCGGCAGGCGGTTCTTCCGGAGTGACCTCGCCGGGCCGCTGTGCAGGGACGTCGTCGAAGGCGGCTTGCGAGGCGGCGAGCCGGCGAGGCGGTTCTTCGCGATCGATCCCGACCTGCCGGTGTGGTGCGTGGTCGCGCTCCTGCTGCTGGTGATCGTCTTCGTGTTCTGGTCCAGCGCGGGCACCGTCTTCGGCGGGTCGTGA
- the mftC gene encoding mycofactocin radical SAM maturase (MftC is a radical SAM/SPASM enzyme that catalyzes the first two steps in biosynthesis of the electron carrier mycofactocin from the terminal Val-Tyr dipeptide of the precursor peptide MftA.), producing the protein MSLVDEFQYGLDAPICLTWELTYACNLSCVHCLSSSGRRDPRELSTAECKALIDEFERMQVFYVNIGGGEPTVRPDFWELVDYATEHHVGVKFSTNGIKITPHVARRLAGSDYVDVQISLDGATAEVNDHVRGPGSYATAIRAMGNLADAGFENFKISVVMTRHNVGQLDAFQAIADRYGAQLRITRLRPSGRGADTWDELHPTAAQQRELYDWLVAHGENVLTGDSFFHLAGYGDGGLPGLNLCGAGRVVCLVDPVGDVYACPFAIHDTFLAGNVRGGGGFTSVWRESELFTSLRSPQSGGACTSCSAFDACRGGCMAAKFFTGLPLDGPDPECVRGHGELALAGVAAGSVPKPSLDHSHRRRPIPVTIGMRRPPERACDENPLAGFRR; encoded by the coding sequence ATGTCCCTTGTGGACGAATTCCAGTACGGGCTCGACGCGCCCATCTGCCTCACCTGGGAACTGACCTACGCCTGCAACCTTTCCTGCGTGCACTGCCTGTCCTCCTCCGGACGGCGGGACCCGCGCGAGCTCAGCACCGCCGAGTGCAAGGCGCTGATCGACGAGTTCGAGCGCATGCAGGTCTTCTACGTCAACATCGGCGGCGGCGAACCCACCGTCCGCCCCGACTTCTGGGAGCTCGTCGACTACGCCACCGAGCACCACGTCGGGGTCAAGTTCTCCACCAACGGCATCAAGATCACCCCCCACGTGGCGCGGCGCCTGGCCGGCAGCGACTACGTCGACGTCCAGATCTCCCTCGACGGCGCCACCGCCGAGGTCAACGACCACGTCCGCGGCCCCGGCTCCTACGCCACCGCGATCCGCGCGATGGGCAACCTCGCCGACGCCGGCTTCGAGAACTTCAAGATCTCCGTGGTGATGACCCGCCACAACGTCGGCCAGCTCGACGCGTTCCAGGCCATCGCCGACCGCTACGGCGCCCAGCTGCGGATCACCCGCCTGCGCCCGTCCGGCCGCGGCGCCGACACCTGGGACGAGCTGCACCCCACCGCCGCCCAGCAGCGCGAACTCTACGACTGGCTGGTCGCCCACGGCGAGAACGTGCTGACCGGCGACTCGTTCTTCCACCTCGCCGGCTACGGCGACGGCGGGCTGCCCGGGCTGAACCTGTGCGGCGCCGGGCGGGTGGTGTGCCTGGTCGACCCGGTCGGCGACGTCTACGCGTGCCCGTTCGCCATCCACGACACCTTCCTCGCCGGCAATGTCCGCGGCGGTGGCGGATTCACCAGTGTGTGGCGGGAATCCGAGCTGTTCACGTCGTTGCGGAGCCCGCAGAGCGGCGGCGCCTGCACCTCGTGTTCGGCGTTCGACGCCTGCCGCGGCGGCTGCATGGCGGCGAAGTTCTTCACCGGCCTGCCGCTGGACGGCCCGGACCCGGAGTGCGTACGCGGCCACGGCGAGCTCGCGTTGGCCGGGGTTGCGGCGGGGAGCGTCCCGAAGCCGTCGCTGGACCACTCCCACCGGCGGCGCCCGATCCCGGTCACCATCGGGATGCGCCGCCCGCCGGAGCGGGCCTGCGACGAGAACCCCCTCGCCGGATTCCGGCGCTGA
- the mftB gene encoding mycofactocin biosynthesis chaperone MftB (MftB, a small protein, is a peptide chaperone that assists the radical SAM enzyme MftC in performing two modifications to the C-terminal Val-Tyr dipeptide of the mycofactocin precursor peptide, MftA. MftB's role is analogous to the role of PqqD in the biosynthesis of PQQ, a cofactor that derives entirely from a Tyr and a Glu in the precursor PqqA.) has translation MSTDTGTFDLDTAWRLDDRVSIRPERFGALLYHFGTRRLSFLKNPALLTVVRSLADHPSARAACAGAGVGRPELPRYRAALAALAESRMIQPRSL, from the coding sequence GTGTCTACTGACACCGGCACCTTCGATCTGGACACGGCGTGGCGGTTGGACGACCGGGTGTCGATCCGGCCCGAGCGGTTCGGGGCGCTGCTGTACCACTTCGGCACGCGTCGCCTGTCGTTCCTGAAGAACCCGGCGCTGCTGACCGTCGTCCGGTCCCTGGCCGACCACCCCAGCGCCCGCGCCGCCTGCGCGGGCGCCGGGGTGGGCCGGCCCGAGCTGCCGCGTTACCGCGCCGCGCTGGCCGCACTGGCCGAGTCGCGGATGATCCAGCCGAGGAGTCTCTGA
- the mftF gene encoding mycofactocin biosynthesis glycosyltransferase MftF (Members of this protein family, MftF, are glycosyltransferases, members of PF00535 (glycosyl transferase family 2). The encoding gene is found as part of the mycofactocin cassette, in Mycobacterium tuberculosis, many other Actinobacteria, and occasional members of other lineages. Mycofactocin itself, a putative redox carrier, is a heavily modified derivative of the C-terminal Val-Tyr dipeptide of the mycofactocin precursor MftA (TIGR03969).), with the protein MTPLPTGFRLELDQNTRCLTGDLIFGGSPARVLRLTAAGQAAWRELAEGRVSTAAAGTLARRLTDTGLAHPLPPEPDAPADLTVVVPVRDRAELLDRCLAGLDGRHPVLVVDDGSRDSAAVATVAAAHGAKLVRRDVNGGPGAARNTALEHVSTELAAFLDSDCVPTTGWTDRLAAHFADPLVAAVAPRVRALAPDTWAGRYTRVASSLDLGDRPARVAPGTRMSYVPTAALVVRRAALTDVAVDGEVFDPDLRVGEDVDLVWRLHTAGFRVRYAPDVSVDHHEPETWRGLLGRRARYGTSAAPLAKRHPGLVAPLALQPWPALAVGALLARRPALAALAFGGSVASTARTVRAHDVPTDGVVRAMATAVHQTWLGCGRYGTQFAAPLLAGLLVPRGRGRRAAVASLLLGPPLTAWAKNRRDLDPVRYTAAAIADDIAYGAGVWAGCLTHRTLEPVRPVLVRRTLRFDPKGKR; encoded by the coding sequence GTGACGCCCCTCCCGACCGGCTTCCGGCTCGAACTCGATCAGAACACCCGCTGCCTGACCGGCGACCTGATCTTCGGCGGTTCCCCCGCGCGCGTGCTCCGGCTGACCGCGGCCGGGCAGGCCGCCTGGCGAGAACTCGCCGAAGGACGGGTCTCGACGGCCGCAGCCGGGACGCTCGCCCGACGGCTCACCGACACGGGGCTCGCCCACCCTCTTCCGCCCGAACCGGACGCGCCCGCCGACCTCACAGTCGTGGTGCCCGTTCGCGACCGCGCAGAGCTGCTGGACCGCTGCCTGGCCGGGCTCGACGGCCGGCACCCGGTACTGGTCGTCGACGACGGCTCCCGCGACTCCGCGGCCGTCGCCACAGTAGCGGCCGCGCACGGGGCGAAGCTTGTCCGCCGTGACGTCAACGGTGGCCCCGGCGCCGCGCGGAACACCGCCTTGGAGCACGTTTCCACCGAGCTGGCAGCCTTCCTGGACAGCGACTGCGTGCCGACCACGGGCTGGACCGACCGGCTCGCGGCGCACTTCGCCGACCCGCTGGTCGCCGCGGTCGCGCCCCGTGTGCGCGCCTTGGCGCCGGACACCTGGGCCGGCCGCTACACCCGGGTGGCGAGCAGCCTCGACCTGGGCGACCGCCCCGCGCGGGTCGCGCCCGGCACGCGGATGTCGTACGTGCCCACGGCCGCGCTCGTCGTTCGCCGGGCCGCGCTGACCGACGTGGCCGTCGATGGCGAGGTCTTCGATCCGGACCTGCGCGTCGGTGAGGACGTCGACCTCGTCTGGCGGCTCCACACCGCGGGGTTCAGGGTTCGCTATGCGCCGGACGTCTCGGTCGACCACCACGAACCGGAAACCTGGCGCGGCCTGCTCGGCCGCCGGGCCCGCTACGGCACCTCTGCCGCGCCGCTCGCCAAACGGCACCCGGGCCTGGTGGCGCCGCTGGCGCTGCAGCCTTGGCCGGCGCTGGCCGTCGGGGCGTTGCTGGCCCGCCGTCCAGCGCTCGCCGCGCTGGCGTTCGGTGGATCAGTGGCCAGTACGGCCCGCACGGTACGCGCCCACGACGTGCCGACGGACGGCGTCGTGCGGGCGATGGCCACCGCCGTCCACCAGACGTGGCTCGGCTGCGGCCGCTATGGCACCCAGTTCGCGGCGCCCCTGCTCGCGGGACTGCTGGTACCGCGGGGACGAGGGCGCCGGGCCGCCGTGGCGTCCCTGCTGCTCGGCCCGCCGCTGACCGCGTGGGCGAAGAACAGGCGCGACCTCGACCCCGTCCGGTACACGGCGGCGGCGATCGCCGACGACATCGCCTACGGCGCCGGGGTTTGGGCCGGTTGCCTGACCCACCGCACTCTCGAGCCGGTTCGCCCGGTCCTCGTCCGGCGCACCCTGCGCTTCGATCCGAAGGGAAAACGATGA
- the mftA gene encoding mycofactocin precursor MftA (Mycofactocin is a small molecule electron carrier derived from the final two amino acids, Val-Tyr, of MftA, the mycofactocin precursor. It plays a role in redox homeostasis and the metabolism of alcohols and aldehydes in Actinobacteria, including Mycobacterium tuberculosis.) has protein sequence MDENTVGQATLAEDVVVAEDLLVEEVSIDGMCGVY, from the coding sequence ATGGATGAGAACACCGTGGGGCAGGCCACCCTCGCCGAGGATGTCGTGGTGGCCGAAGACCTGCTGGTCGAGGAGGTTTCGATCGACGGGATGTGCGGTGTCTACTGA